Within Hydrogenoanaerobacterium saccharovorans, the genomic segment GCGCATTGCAATGGCTGCACAAGCCGCAGATGCTGTGTACGAGTGGGGCGATATGCGAATTACACTGTTTGGCGGCGATGAGGTGCAGCTGTATCAAAACGATATTTCGGCTGAATTTAGCGGCATAAAAACTTCCATTCTGACAGGGAAATGTGATATACTAAGCAGTAGCAGGCGGTTTGGCTGCTGCGACATTGCCGTTTTGGCAGGGGGTATTCCGCAGGGCATCGGCAACCTGCGCTGCAATACACTTATCACCAACCGCATTTACGGCGGCGAGGTACATGCCGGGCTTGCAACATCCACCTATGTCATGGACGAGGACAAGCCTGAGATAAGCTATATTGTAAAAAATGATAGGCTGAAAATGCTTGAAGACGGATAGAATGTTCTGCAAATAGGCAGAAAGGGGGCAAAAATTTGATTTATAAAGCAGAGGCCGATTTTGCGGCAAAACTTAAGAATTATGCCCCGCATAATGTTTACTTTTTGTATGGCGAACAAAACTACCTCAAAAAGATGTATGTGAAAAAAATTATTGATAAAACAGTGGATAAGACATTTGCAGATTTTAACCTCAACCGTTTTGACGGTACAAGTGCCGGCATGGATGAAATATCGGATGCAGTAGAGGCATTGCCGATGATGGCACAGCGCAAATGTGTAGTCGTCAACGACCTTGATGTGGGTAAACTTTCGGCAACGGAAAATAACAAACTTAAAGAACTGCTGTCATCCCCGCCCGAAACAACGGTACTGGTTTTTACCACTACCGATGTTACAGTGGATTTAAAGAAGAGCGCAAAATGGAAAGCTTTTATTAAGTTGGTAGATGCCGTAGGTGATGTGGTAGAGCTGGGCAATCGTTCTTCGGGCGACAACAATCGCTTTTTAAAAGCAATTGCCGAAAAAAACGGCTGTACGTTATCCACTGACAATGCTTATTATCTGGTTGAGCGTTGCGGCGCAGACATGCAGGTTCTTAAAAACGAAATGAACAAGCTGTGTGCCTATAAAAGCACGGGAGAAATCACCAAAGCGGATATCGACCTGTGCGCTATTCCGCAATTAGATGCCAGCGTGTTTGATCTTTCTAAGCTGATAATCAAGGGCGATTACCAGGGCACCATGCAAAATCTTGGTGAACTGCTGTATATGCGCGAAGAGCCTGTCATGATTTTGGGGGCACTTTCTGCCAGTTTTATTGACCTTTACCGCGCAAGAGTGGCAAGAGAAAACAGCAAAACCGCCGCAGACCTCAGCCGCATATTTAGCACCTACAAAGGTAAAGACTGGCGCGTACGCAATGCGATGCGCGACTGCGACCGCTTTAGCAAAACCCAGCTCGGCAGCATTTTGGCTCTGCTTGCAAAAGCAGATTACAAACTGAAAAGCAGCAAAACCGACCATGTGGTTATTTTGCAAGAAACCATAACCCGTATTTTTGCGGTGGGAAATGCACGGCGTTAAAAGGAGAATACCTGTGATAAAATTAAAGCAAGCTGTTGTGGTAGAGGGCAAGTACGATAAAATTAAGCTATCATCAATTTTAGATGCTACCATTATAGAGACCAACGGCTTTCGCATTTTTAAAGATAAAGACAAAATTGCCCTGCTTACCGAACTTGCCAAGCGAACTGGGCTTGTGGTTTTAACCGATTCGGATACAGCGGGTTTTACGATAAGAAATCATATTAAAAATTGCGTTCGCGGCGGGAAAATCTATCACGCTTACATCCCCGAGATTTTGGGGAAAGAAAAACGCAAAACCGTAGGCTCTAAGGCGGGTACACTTGGGGTTGAGGGGGTGCCTGCCGATATTATCATCGCAGCACTTGAAAAAGCAGGTGTGCATGCAGAGCCAAGCGGCGGACGTACACACCAAATTACAAAATCCGATTTATATCAAGACGGATTATCCGGTACGGCGGGCAGCCACCAAATGCGCATAAAACTTCTTAAAAAGCTGGGGCTGCCGCAATATCTCAGCGC encodes:
- the holA gene encoding DNA polymerase III subunit delta encodes the protein MIYKAEADFAAKLKNYAPHNVYFLYGEQNYLKKMYVKKIIDKTVDKTFADFNLNRFDGTSAGMDEISDAVEALPMMAQRKCVVVNDLDVGKLSATENNKLKELLSSPPETTVLVFTTTDVTVDLKKSAKWKAFIKLVDAVGDVVELGNRSSGDNNRFLKAIAEKNGCTLSTDNAYYLVERCGADMQVLKNEMNKLCAYKSTGEITKADIDLCAIPQLDASVFDLSKLIIKGDYQGTMQNLGELLYMREEPVMILGALSASFIDLYRARVARENSKTAADLSRIFSTYKGKDWRVRNAMRDCDRFSKTQLGSILALLAKADYKLKSSKTDHVVILQETITRIFAVGNARR
- a CDS encoding toprim domain-containing protein; translated protein: MIKLKQAVVVEGKYDKIKLSSILDATIIETNGFRIFKDKDKIALLTELAKRTGLVVLTDSDTAGFTIRNHIKNCVRGGKIYHAYIPEILGKEKRKTVGSKAGTLGVEGVPADIIIAALEKAGVHAEPSGGRTHQITKSDLYQDGLSGTAGSHQMRIKLLKKLGLPQYLSANSMLDVLNTMFGYEEYKNLVAELQRTE